CCCGTGGTAGCCTTTCTTTCCGTAGGTTCCAAAGCCGCAGGATTCGCCATCGCCATTCGTTTACTCGCCACCGCCTTTAATCCCATGGGCGAACAATGGCAATTTATCTTTACCGCCCTAGCCATCCTTAGTATGGTACTAGGAAACGTCGTCGCCCTAGCCCAAACTAGCATGAAAAGGATGTTAGCATACTCCTCCATCGGTCAAGCAGGATTTGTGATGATTGGTTTAGTCGCCAACTCTCAGGCAGGATATTCTAGTATGATATTCTACCTCTTTATCTATCTATTCATGAACCTTGGGGCATTCACCTGTATAATTCTCTTTGCCCTCAGAACAGGCACTGATAAAATTAGTGATTATGCAGGGTTATATCAAAAAGATCCCTTACTTACCCTTGGTTTAAGCCTCTGCCTACTCTCCCTTGGCGGTATTCCCCCCTTGGCTGGATTTTTTGGCAAAATTTACATTTTCTGGGCAGGGTGGCAAAGTGGGCTTTATGGGCTAGTTTTAACAGCCCTTGTCACCAGTGTAATTTCTATCTACTACTACATCCGAGTGGTGAAAATGATGGTAGTAAAAGAACCCCAAGAAATGTCCGAAGTGGTAAAAAGATACCCCCCCGTACGTTGGAATCTTCCCGGTATGCGCGCCATGCAAGTATCCCTAGTATTATTGGTGGTTGCTACCTCCTTAATTGGTATTCTTTCTAACCCTGTGGTTACCGTGGCGAACAACTCCGTCATTAGTAGTTCTGTATTAGAAAGTGCGATCCTCAAGGGATCTGTTGCACAACACGCCCCCGATGCGGTAGTCAAAAACATTGCCATCAACAAGTAATATTAAGTGGTGATAAATTGTTACAGTGAAAGTCCCCCAGAATTGGGGGATTTAGGGGGCGAAAGAGCGATAATAACAGTCTC
The sequence above is a segment of the Cyanobacterium stanieri PCC 7202 genome. Coding sequences within it:
- a CDS encoding NADH dehydrogenase subunit N (PFAM: NADH-Ubiquinone/plastoquinone (complex I), various chains~TIGRFAM: proton-translocating NADH-quinone oxidoreductase, chain N~COGs: COG1007 NADH:ubiquinone oxidoreductase subunit 2 (chain N)~InterPro IPR003916:IPR001750:IPR010096~KEGG: cyh:Cyan8802_2573 proton-translocating NADH-quinone oxidoreductase, chain N~PFAM: NADH/Ubiquinone/plastoquinone (complex I)~SPTR: Proton-translocating NADH-quinone oxidoreductase, chain N;~TIGRFAM: proton-translocating NADH-quinone oxidoreductase, chain N) codes for the protein MDFSSQVASQLNAIAILPEGIVVITLLLVLIGDLIFGRKSASWLPYVAIGGLLVSVVALILGWDNPNPQSFLGSFVGDNLSIVFRIIVALSAAITITMTITYIENTGTALSEFICILLTATLGGMFLCGASELVMIFVSLEMLSISSYLMTGYMKRDPRSNEAALKYLLIGAASSAIFLYGLSLLYGLSGGLTDINAIASSIEVGTGLESLGLAIALVFVIAGIAFKISAVPFHQWTPDVYEGSPTPVVAFLSVGSKAAGFAIAIRLLATAFNPMGEQWQFIFTALAILSMVLGNVVALAQTSMKRMLAYSSIGQAGFVMIGLVANSQAGYSSMIFYLFIYLFMNLGAFTCIILFALRTGTDKISDYAGLYQKDPLLTLGLSLCLLSLGGIPPLAGFFGKIYIFWAGWQSGLYGLVLTALVTSVISIYYYIRVVKMMVVKEPQEMSEVVKRYPPVRWNLPGMRAMQVSLVLLVVATSLIGILSNPVVTVANNSVISSSVLESAILKGSVAQHAPDAVVKNIAINK